The following proteins are encoded in a genomic region of Sorangiineae bacterium MSr12523:
- a CDS encoding sugar ABC transporter substrate-binding protein, translating into MRALAALAVFSMGAMALAGCNKDKGNATATATAATSETAKPTKELTFALVSHANAGDKYWDVVKTGEEQAGKDLGIKVTYQGSGNPQKQAQLIDVAVSQKVDGLIVSMANPEALKPSIQAAVQAGIPVITIDSGVEKSAEYGALTHIGQMEKIAGQAAGERLAKKGLKRVICVIHEAGNVGLEERCAGAKQSLGKLEHLQVSISDLTAATATIAAKLQADTTIDGVLTLNNAVATAAVNAAERANRPTVTLATFDIDANVLSSISAGKIFFAIDQQPFLQGYLPVSFLKLYKLNGTTVGGGQPVLTGPGFIDKANVEQVQKFVQQGMR; encoded by the coding sequence GAGGGCCCTCGCGGCCCTCGCGGTATTCTCGATGGGCGCGATGGCGCTCGCCGGCTGCAACAAGGACAAAGGAAATGCGACCGCAACGGCCACGGCGGCAACCAGCGAGACGGCGAAACCGACCAAGGAATTGACGTTTGCCTTGGTGTCGCATGCCAATGCGGGCGACAAATATTGGGATGTCGTGAAAACCGGCGAGGAGCAGGCCGGCAAAGATCTCGGCATCAAGGTGACTTACCAGGGCTCGGGCAATCCGCAGAAGCAGGCACAACTCATCGACGTGGCGGTGAGCCAAAAGGTCGATGGGCTCATCGTCTCCATGGCCAATCCAGAGGCGCTGAAACCATCGATTCAGGCGGCCGTGCAAGCGGGCATTCCGGTCATCACCATCGATTCGGGCGTCGAAAAGTCGGCCGAGTACGGTGCACTCACGCACATCGGGCAGATGGAAAAGATCGCCGGGCAGGCGGCCGGCGAGCGGCTGGCCAAAAAAGGCCTCAAGCGGGTCATCTGCGTCATTCACGAAGCCGGCAATGTCGGGCTCGAGGAACGATGTGCAGGGGCCAAACAGAGTTTGGGCAAGCTCGAGCATCTGCAAGTGTCCATCAGCGATCTGACCGCGGCCACCGCCACCATCGCGGCCAAGCTGCAGGCCGATACGACCATCGATGGCGTTCTGACGCTCAACAATGCCGTGGCCACCGCCGCCGTCAACGCCGCAGAACGAGCCAATCGCCCCACCGTGACCTTGGCCACCTTCGACATCGACGCCAACGTTCTCTCGAGCATCTCGGCGGGCAAAATCTTCTTCGCCATCGACCAGCAGCCCTTTCTACAGGGCTACCTGCCCGTATCGTTCCTCAAGTTGTACAAATTGAACGGTACCACCGTGGGCGGGGGCCAACCGGTATTGACCGGCCCCGGCTTCATCGACAAGGCCAACGTGGAGCAGGTTCAGAAATTCGTGCAACAGGGCATGCGCTGA